A single region of the Armatimonadota bacterium genome encodes:
- a CDS encoding ROK family protein, producing the protein MRHDLLLVTPPSVPPLDPEFKPAVLGNRAFLKAVDESGKGVPLRIALVRGDGSVSTFDTRAFAPDAPLAAANLTYAERLVKFLLWQRGGWKVIVGGPTEIGEHIRKVYSPQGERAFDYEFMGETVYEHPFTVEITDAESVPETSETTAPLGRHLDGCRVGFDLGASDRKTSAVVDGKDVFTEEVKWDPKTATDWHYHYEGIKHSIQRAVDHLPRLDAIGGSAAGVYINNRAMVASLFRGVPKDDFNAHIKPLFENLGREFGVPLVVVNDGEVTALAGSMSLEANAVLGVAMGSSEAAGYVTPDGNITGWLNELAFAPVDFNPNAPQDEWSGDIGCGVNYFCQTGVMRLAAAAGLEFEAEKSVPERLEDVQAWMKEGKPGVAEIYESIGIQFGYTIAHYADFYEIEKMLILGRVTTGSGGDLILEKAQDVLAREFPELSTKIECMLPNEKLRRVGQAIAAASLPVIG; encoded by the coding sequence ATGCGACACGATCTGCTCCTTGTGACCCCGCCTTCGGTTCCGCCACTGGACCCAGAATTCAAGCCCGCCGTCCTCGGTAACCGGGCATTTCTGAAGGCTGTTGATGAATCCGGAAAGGGCGTGCCGCTGCGGATAGCTCTCGTCCGTGGCGACGGTTCCGTCTCGACCTTCGACACCCGCGCCTTCGCGCCCGATGCCCCTCTCGCCGCCGCCAACCTGACGTATGCCGAGCGCCTGGTGAAGTTCTTGCTTTGGCAACGTGGCGGATGGAAGGTCATCGTCGGCGGTCCGACAGAGATCGGCGAACACATTCGCAAGGTCTATTCACCCCAGGGCGAGCGCGCCTTTGACTACGAGTTCATGGGCGAGACAGTCTACGAGCATCCCTTCACGGTGGAGATCACTGACGCCGAGAGCGTCCCCGAAACCAGCGAAACAACCGCGCCGCTTGGCCGGCATCTCGATGGCTGCCGCGTTGGCTTCGACCTTGGCGCCAGCGACCGCAAGACGAGCGCAGTCGTGGACGGCAAAGACGTCTTCACGGAAGAGGTCAAGTGGGATCCCAAGACAGCGACGGACTGGCACTATCATTACGAGGGCATCAAGCATTCAATCCAGCGCGCGGTGGACCACCTGCCCCGTCTCGATGCAATCGGCGGCAGCGCTGCGGGTGTCTACATCAACAACCGCGCTATGGTTGCATCGCTGTTCCGCGGTGTGCCGAAGGACGATTTCAACGCGCACATCAAGCCTCTGTTCGAGAACCTCGGGCGGGAGTTTGGCGTGCCCCTCGTCGTGGTCAATGACGGCGAAGTGACAGCTCTTGCCGGCTCTATGTCCCTGGAGGCCAACGCAGTTCTCGGCGTCGCCATGGGTTCAAGCGAGGCCGCGGGCTATGTGACGCCCGATGGCAACATCACGGGGTGGCTGAACGAGCTTGCTTTCGCGCCGGTTGACTTCAACCCCAATGCCCCGCAGGACGAGTGGTCGGGCGATATCGGGTGTGGTGTGAACTACTTCTGCCAGACCGGGGTTATGCGTCTTGCCGCCGCCGCGGGCCTGGAGTTTGAGGCCGAGAAGTCGGTGCCGGAGCGCCTGGAAGACGTGCAGGCGTGGATGAAGGAAGGCAAGCCGGGCGTCGCAGAGATCTACGAATCGATCGGCATCCAGTTCGGCTACACCATCGCCCATTACGCGGACTTCTACGAGATCGAAAAGATGCTGATCCTCGGCCGCGTCACCACTGGTTCCGGGGGCGACTTGATCCTTGAGAAGGCCCAGGACGTGCTGGCCAGGGAGTTCCCGGAACTCTCGACGAAGATCGAGTGTATGCTGCCCAACGAAAAGCTGCGCCGCGTGGGGCAGGCGATCGCCGCAGCCAGCCTGCCGGTGATCGGATAG
- a CDS encoding thymidylate kinase: MKPQSYWHPMSSMPAEPLPGKLIVLEGTDGVGRSTQIQMLKNWLESMGVAVYDTGLSRSVLCGRDLQRAKQGHTLDPITQALYYATDFADRLENEMLPALRAGCVVLTDRYIYSLMARAIVRGNDPKWVRRVYGFAVIPDLILYLQADLSALIPRVLAAGGFDYWESGSDYLRGDSRYDCFVRHQDALLGVFKRMTDEYGFVTIDANRTVMEVFADLQARIREVVKDLTFIPSREPASPEEYMLPVPKPLDERPTRSMADIIADLLASLQDE; the protein is encoded by the coding sequence ATGAAGCCCCAGAGCTACTGGCACCCGATGTCGTCCATGCCCGCTGAGCCCCTGCCGGGGAAACTCATCGTGCTGGAGGGCACCGATGGCGTGGGCCGCTCTACGCAGATCCAGATGCTCAAGAACTGGCTTGAGAGCATGGGCGTCGCGGTCTACGATACGGGCCTGAGTCGTTCGGTGCTGTGCGGCCGGGACCTCCAGCGCGCGAAGCAGGGGCATACGCTCGACCCGATCACCCAGGCGCTGTACTATGCTACGGACTTCGCCGACCGCCTGGAAAACGAGATGCTTCCTGCCCTCCGGGCGGGTTGCGTGGTCCTCACCGATCGCTATATCTATTCGCTCATGGCTCGAGCCATCGTGCGCGGCAACGACCCGAAATGGGTGCGACGCGTCTACGGCTTCGCAGTGATCCCGGACCTGATTCTCTATCTGCAGGCCGATCTCAGCGCTCTAATTCCCCGTGTCCTGGCCGCCGGCGGCTTTGACTACTGGGAGTCGGGCTCAGACTACCTGCGTGGTGACAGCCGATACGACTGTTTTGTGCGACACCAGGACGCGTTGCTGGGCGTTTTCAAGCGTATGACTGACGAGTACGGTTTCGTCACCATCGATGCGAACCGCACCGTTATGGAGGTCTTCGCAGACCTGCAGGCACGAATCCGCGAGGTGGTGAAGGACCTGACCTTCATCCCGTCGCGGGAGCCTGCATCACCCGAAGAGTATATGCTTCCCGTTCCCAAGCCCCTCGACGAGCGCCCGACCCGCAGTATGGCCGACATCATCGCGGACCTGCTGGCGAGCCTTCAGGACGAGTAG
- a CDS encoding VOC family protein, with translation MLKALAHACFTVRDLDAAIDFYVEKLGMTRAFDFINDKGERYGVYLHVAGRSFIELFTGTHDSSQGGSYRHICLEVEDVAQAVEMLRERGVEITDAKLGMDNSWQAWITDPDGNRLELHSYTEESWQAPSLR, from the coding sequence ATGCTGAAAGCATTGGCGCACGCCTGCTTCACCGTCCGGGACCTGGATGCCGCAATCGATTTCTACGTGGAAAAGCTCGGGATGACGCGGGCCTTTGACTTCATCAACGACAAAGGCGAGCGGTACGGTGTCTACCTGCACGTGGCTGGCCGGAGTTTCATCGAACTGTTCACAGGGACCCACGATTCGTCGCAGGGCGGCTCCTATCGGCACATCTGCCTGGAGGTGGAGGATGTCGCCCAGGCGGTCGAGATGCTGCGCGAACGCGGCGTGGAGATCACAGACGCCAAGCTTGGCATGGACAATTCCTGGCAGGCATGGATTACCGATCCAGACGGTAACCGCCTGGAGTTGCACAGTTACACGGAGGAAAGCTGGCAGGCGCCGTCGCTGCGGTAG
- a CDS encoding DUF1559 domain-containing protein translates to MIAILAAILFPVFARAREKARQASCQSNLKQIMLSVIMYQQDYDSRYPIVTTGPDAGNLGARIPGNTCGVMGWCDNKTQTLPISAPGMCRAGWVHKRLEPYVKNIQIWTCPSMTPNADPNTQNFTSYLSTLCTVSAWPTWCLEGDAEQDLRHSPAETPLYLDAVRWYEPGGAANMPRSTLQADKYGSPHTRDGNGPMNVGYADGHVKSMPVMTAVKDIVAKMPLN, encoded by the coding sequence TGCGCGCGAGAAGGCGCGACAGGCAAGCTGCCAGTCGAACCTCAAGCAGATCATGCTGTCCGTAATCATGTACCAGCAGGACTACGACTCCCGGTATCCGATCGTCACGACTGGCCCGGACGCAGGTAACCTCGGTGCGCGCATTCCGGGGAACACCTGTGGCGTGATGGGCTGGTGCGACAACAAGACGCAGACGCTGCCCATCTCCGCGCCCGGCATGTGCCGCGCCGGATGGGTTCACAAGCGCCTGGAGCCCTACGTCAAGAACATCCAGATCTGGACCTGCCCGTCCATGACCCCGAATGCTGACCCCAATACCCAGAACTTCACATCCTATCTGAGCACTCTGTGCACGGTCAGCGCCTGGCCGACGTGGTGCCTCGAAGGCGATGCAGAGCAGGACCTGCGGCACTCACCAGCCGAGACCCCGCTTTACTTGGACGCAGTGCGCTGGTATGAGCCCGGCGGCGCCGCAAACATGCCGCGCAGTACGCTCCAAGCCGACAAGTATGGCTCGCCGCACACCCGCGACGGCAACGGCCCGATGAACGTTGGCTATGCCGACGGCCACGTCAAGTCAATGCCGGTCATGACCGCCGTCAAGGATATTGTCGCGAAGATGCCGCTCAACTAA
- a CDS encoding thymidylate kinase, whose protein sequence is MPGKLFVVEGIDGSGKSTQIYLLYRWLMSERYSTFFSEWNSSPLVKETTRRGKRKHLLTPTTFSLIHATDFADRNEQNILPALKAGAVVLADRYAYTAFARDVARGCHPEWVREVYSFAVQPTVGFYFRVPLDVALERILVGRPELKWYEAGLDLGLSDDPYESFRLFQERILREYDKMIEEFGLHVIDATLPIAEQQEQVREIVRPYLKDVLRQPEGLRGRRLGAAKEAAE, encoded by the coding sequence ATGCCCGGTAAGCTCTTCGTGGTGGAGGGCATTGACGGGTCCGGGAAGAGCACCCAGATCTACCTCCTCTACCGCTGGCTCATGTCCGAACGATATTCCACCTTCTTCTCCGAGTGGAACTCCTCGCCACTGGTCAAAGAAACCACGCGGCGGGGCAAGCGCAAGCATCTGCTTACGCCTACCACATTCAGCCTGATCCATGCCACAGATTTCGCCGACCGGAACGAGCAGAACATTCTTCCTGCGCTGAAAGCCGGTGCGGTCGTGCTCGCGGACCGCTATGCATACACCGCCTTCGCGCGTGACGTCGCCCGGGGTTGTCACCCTGAATGGGTGCGCGAGGTGTATTCCTTCGCAGTCCAGCCCACTGTCGGATTCTATTTTCGCGTGCCGCTGGATGTGGCTCTGGAGAGAATCTTGGTGGGACGACCGGAGCTGAAATGGTACGAGGCAGGCTTGGACTTGGGCCTGAGCGATGATCCGTATGAATCTTTCAGGCTGTTCCAGGAACGCATTCTGCGGGAATACGACAAGATGATCGAAGAGTTCGGCCTGCACGTGATCGACGCAACGCTTCCCATCGCCGAACAGCAAGAGCAGGTTCGCGAGATCGTCCGGCCCTACCTGAAAGATGTGCTTCGCCAGCCGGAGGGATTGCGCGGACGCAGGCTCGGCGCAGCCAAGGAGGCAGCCGAATGA
- a CDS encoding prepilin-type N-terminal cleavage/methylation domain-containing protein, which yields MKQKGFTLIELLVVIAIIAILAAILFPVFARARAKARQASCLSNTKQVMTAFLMYNQDYDEQWLYDSVVPGKPLGSQAANVCWWRFQLEPYLKNWGVLVCPDGLRDSVAAADSTNQFHFNYGYNANLRARKDGDIRTPAECVAFGDSSHWYGNLCNGLSFAWSRVDKRPAGNACNASQTANWVDSCTRHNGGSNLGYADGHAKWLAAQAIQSMMPGAALP from the coding sequence ATGAAGCAGAAGGGCTTTACCTTGATCGAACTGCTCGTTGTCATTGCAATCATTGCGATCCTTGCGGCTATTCTTTTCCCGGTCTTCGCCCGGGCACGAGCCAAGGCACGTCAGGCGAGTTGTCTGTCCAACACCAAGCAAGTCATGACCGCGTTTCTCATGTACAACCAGGACTACGATGAACAGTGGCTCTATGATTCCGTGGTGCCGGGCAAGCCCCTGGGCAGTCAGGCTGCGAACGTCTGCTGGTGGCGGTTCCAGCTGGAACCGTACCTGAAGAACTGGGGCGTCCTGGTCTGCCCCGACGGCCTCCGCGACTCGGTGGCCGCGGCCGATTCCACAAACCAGTTCCATTTCAACTACGGATACAACGCCAACCTGCGGGCCCGTAAGGACGGCGATATCCGCACCCCTGCCGAGTGCGTGGCTTTCGGCGACTCGTCCCACTGGTACGGGAACCTCTGTAATGGTCTCTCCTTTGCCTGGAGCCGGGTCGACAAGCGTCCCGCGGGCAATGCCTGCAATGCTTCCCAAACCGCCAACTGGGTGGATTCGTGCACTCGACACAACGGCGGCTCGAACCTGGGGTACGCCGACGGGCACGCCAAGTGGCTCGCGGCCCAGGCGATTCAGAGCATGATGCCCGGTGCCGCCTTGCCGTAG
- a CDS encoding DUF362 domain-containing protein, giving the protein MSRVCVAPCSGYDPASVRRAVRECFECWPDASSRLSDGARVLLKPNMINARPPESAVCTHPALVRAVAEICCEAGCEVVVADEPGYALVDDPGRLFSDAGIVQALEGLPVEVRLLKHGGYREVSVDRPLRVSQLRISRMILDADVVINLPKCKTHQMTLFTGAVKNMFGALAPRDRVRLHMLGEFVAFGEAVADTFSTCIPDFNLMDAVTAMEGKGPSHGKPRQLGVVLASADAVALDTVAAHLIGITADEIQVIVAAADRGHGSADLAGISVGDVDLTPFRQEFERPPGGIRRGFPGWMGRLVQNSLWVRPKVLAGKCIRCGACAAICPGDAIIIRRHAEIDRDKCIECFCCQEVCPVGAIDTATSFLYRTFLHGRRGRPVRTA; this is encoded by the coding sequence ATGTCTCGCGTCTGTGTCGCTCCTTGCTCCGGCTACGACCCTGCATCGGTGCGCAGGGCCGTGCGTGAGTGCTTCGAATGCTGGCCGGACGCATCCTCAAGGCTCAGCGACGGCGCTCGGGTTCTGCTGAAGCCAAACATGATCAACGCACGTCCTCCTGAGAGCGCCGTCTGCACGCATCCCGCCTTGGTGCGCGCTGTGGCTGAGATCTGCTGCGAAGCCGGATGCGAAGTGGTGGTTGCGGATGAGCCCGGTTACGCGCTCGTGGATGACCCTGGTCGGCTCTTTTCAGATGCCGGGATCGTTCAGGCCCTGGAAGGCCTGCCGGTTGAGGTACGCCTGCTCAAGCACGGCGGGTACCGGGAGGTCTCTGTCGACAGACCTCTGCGCGTAAGTCAGCTGCGCATCTCACGGATGATTCTCGATGCCGATGTGGTCATCAACCTGCCCAAATGCAAGACCCACCAGATGACCCTGTTCACCGGAGCCGTCAAGAATATGTTTGGCGCGTTGGCTCCGCGAGACCGGGTGCGCCTGCACATGCTGGGGGAGTTCGTGGCCTTCGGCGAAGCCGTCGCGGACACATTCTCCACCTGCATCCCTGATTTCAATCTGATGGATGCGGTCACCGCCATGGAGGGCAAAGGCCCCAGCCATGGGAAACCGCGCCAACTCGGTGTGGTCCTCGCCTCGGCGGACGCGGTTGCTCTCGATACAGTGGCGGCCCATCTCATCGGGATCACCGCAGACGAAATCCAGGTCATCGTGGCCGCTGCCGACAGAGGCCACGGGAGCGCTGACCTGGCCGGCATCTCTGTTGGCGATGTTGACCTGACGCCTTTTCGGCAGGAGTTCGAAAGGCCCCCCGGAGGAATCCGGCGGGGATTCCCGGGGTGGATGGGGCGCCTCGTCCAGAATTCCCTCTGGGTACGCCCCAAGGTGCTCGCCGGCAAGTGTATCCGGTGCGGCGCCTGCGCGGCGATCTGCCCCGGCGACGCGATTATCATCCGCCGGCATGCGGAGATCGACCGCGACAAATGCATCGAGTGTTTCTGCTGCCAGGAAGTCTGCCCAGTGGGAGCCATCGACACCGCCACCAGTTTTCTGTACCGCACTTTCCTGCATGGCCGCCGCGGCCGCCCCGTGCGGACTGCATGA